GCCTCGAAGGTCCCCTCGCCCCTTAAGCCCCCCTGGGCGTCCTCCGGTTCTCTGTCGAAGGACTCCAGGATCGTGCGGATGCGGCGCCAGCCCGTGTCGAGGTCGTGGCCGCCGGTCTCGATGAGGCCGTCGGTGCACAGGAGCATCGTCTCGCCCGGCTCCAGCACCAGCCGGGTGGTGGGGTAGTCGGCGTCGGGGTCGATGCCGAGGGGGAGGCCGCCCGGGGTGGGTCGCACGAGGACCGTTCCGTCGGCCATGCGGACCACCGGGTCGGGATGCCCCGCACGGGCGATGTCGAGGACGCCGGTCGCCGGGTCGACCTCGACGTAGAGGCAGGTCGCGAAGCGCAGGTCGGGATACGTGTCGGCGGCGGAGTCGGTGATGCCGTGCAGGAATCGTGAGGCGCGGGAGAGGACGGCGTCGGGGCGGTGGCCCTCGGAGGCGTAGGCGCGCAGGGCTATGCGGAGCTGGCCCATGAGACCGGCGGCGCGTACGTCGTGGCCCTGGACGTCGCCGATGACCAGGGCGAACCGTCCGCTCGGCAGGGCGATCATGTCGTACCAGTCGCCGCCGACCTGGAGTCCGCCCCCGGTGGGGACGTACCGCGCGGCGACGCTCATGCCCGGTATCTCGGGGCCCAGCGTGGGCAGCATCGTGCGCTGCAGACCGTCGGTCAGTTCGCGCTCCGTCTCGGCCGCGCCGGCGCGGGAGAGGGCCTGGGCGAGCATGCGCGCGACGGTGGTCAGGACCGAGCGCTCGTCGGGGGTGAACGTGACGGGGTGGGTGAAGCCCGCCATCCACGCGCCCATCGTGCGGCCGGCGACGGTCAGCGGCAGGAACGCCCAGGACTGGCGGCCGAACTGTGCGGCGAGCGGCCAGGCCGTGGGATAGCGCGCCTTGTAGTCCTCGGGGGAGGAGAGATAGACCGCGCGGCCGGTGCGGACCACCTCGGCGGCCGGGTAGTCCGTCTCCAGCGGCATGTGGGTGAAGGGGCCTTCGTCGCCCTCGTTGTGCCCGTGGTGGCCGATGACGGTGAGGCGGTCGGCCTCCACGCCGAAGACCGCGAGTCCGTCCGGCGAGAAGCCGGGCATCGCCAGGCCCGCCGCGACCCGCAGCACCTCGGCCGTGGACCGCGCCTCGGCCAGCGCCCGGCCCGCGTCCAGCAGGAACGCCTCGCGTGAACGCCGCCAGTCGCCGGTGACGGACGGAGCCCGCACGGCGGTCGCCGGGGAGGGCTCGGTGACCTCCTGGATGGTGCCGATCAGCTCGAAGGACTTGCGGACCGGGTCGAAGGTCGGCTTGGAACGGCTGCGGATCGTGCGGACCACCCGGCCCTGCTCGTCCATGACCCGGATCCGCACCTCGGCGAGGGTGTCCTCGGCGACGGCGAGCTGCACGACCGAGACGATCTCGTTCCAGTCGACGGGGTGCAGACGTGAGCGCGCCCCGGCCTGGGTGAGGGTCGTCGGCTCGGCGGGCAGCCCCATGAGCCGGGCGGCCTCGGCGTCCATCGTGACGGTTTCGGCAGCGCTGTCCCAGGTCCACAGTCCCGTCGCGAGGGCGGACAGGACGTCCCCCACGGTGGGCGGGGGCTCACCAGTGCGCATTGACCCACTCTAAGAACAGCTGATCGGACCGTGCCACCGGCGCTGTGCCGGGCTCCGGTCGGGACCGGGGGCACGGCAAGCGACCACGACCGGCGGCGACGGAGGTGACGGCAATCGACGCTAGCGACAGTAACCGCTTACGGTCCTGCCCATGGCTATGACGGTGCGTATCCGGTCAGGAGGCGGCCGCCGCGGAGAGAGCGCAGCCTGCTCCACGGTGCCCGGCGCGGAGACGGGGAGTCGCTCCACGGTGCCCGTCGCTCGTAAATGGTGGGGAGGTGATCTCGGGGTGCCCGGTACCCTTGGGCTTGTTTCACGTGAAACATCGGCTGTGAGACACCGGCCGTGAGGCACCACCCAGATCCCCGATCAGCGAAGGCTGGATGAACGACGATGCATCGGTACAGGTCCCACACCTGCGGCGAGCTCCGCGCCTCTGACGTCGGCACCGACGTCCGGCTGAGCGGCTGGCTGCACAATCGGCGCGACCTGGGCGGCATCCTCTTCATCGATCTCCGCGATCACTACGGCATCACGCAGCTGGTGGCCCGTCCGGGCACCCCGGCCTACGAGGCGCTGGACAAGATCTCCAAGGAGTCGACGGTCCGCGTCGACGGCAAGGTCGTCTCGCGCGGCACCGAGAACATCAACCCGGACCTGCCCTCCGGCGAGATCGAGGTCGAGGTCGGCGAGGTCGAGCTGCTCGGCGCGGCCGCCCCGCTCCCCTTCACCATCAACACCGAGGACGGGGTCAACGAGGAGCGGCGCCTGGAGTACCGCTTCCTGGACCTGCGCCGCGAGCGCATGCACCGCAACATCATGCTGCGTACGGCCGTGATCAGCGCCATCCGTCACAAGATGACGGCCCTCGGCTTCAACGAGATGGCGACGCCGATCCTGTCCGCCACCTCCCCCGAGGGCGCCCGCGACTTCGTCGTGCCGTCGCGCCTGAACCCGGGCAAGTTCTACGCCCTCCCCCAGGCCCCGCAGCAGTTCAAGCAGCTGCTGATGATCTCGGGCTTCGACCGGTACTTCCAGATCGCGCCCTGCTTCCGTGACGAGGACGCCCGCGCGGACCGTTCGCCGGGCGAGTTCTACCAGCTCGACGTGGAGATGTCCTTCGTCGAGCAGGAGGACGTCTTCCAGCCCATCGAGAAGCTCATGACCGAGCTCTTCGAGGAGTTCGGCGGCGGTCGGCACGTCACCTCGCCGTTCCCGCGCATCCCGTTCCGCGAGGCGATGCTCAAGTACGGCTCCGACAAG
This genomic stretch from Streptomyces deccanensis harbors:
- a CDS encoding SpoIIE family protein phosphatase, producing MRTGEPPPTVGDVLSALATGLWTWDSAAETVTMDAEAARLMGLPAEPTTLTQAGARSRLHPVDWNEIVSVVQLAVAEDTLAEVRIRVMDEQGRVVRTIRSRSKPTFDPVRKSFELIGTIQEVTEPSPATAVRAPSVTGDWRRSREAFLLDAGRALAEARSTAEVLRVAAGLAMPGFSPDGLAVFGVEADRLTVIGHHGHNEGDEGPFTHMPLETDYPAAEVVRTGRAVYLSSPEDYKARYPTAWPLAAQFGRQSWAFLPLTVAGRTMGAWMAGFTHPVTFTPDERSVLTTVARMLAQALSRAGAAETERELTDGLQRTMLPTLGPEIPGMSVAARYVPTGGGLQVGGDWYDMIALPSGRFALVIGDVQGHDVRAAGLMGQLRIALRAYASEGHRPDAVLSRASRFLHGITDSAADTYPDLRFATCLYVEVDPATGVLDIARAGHPDPVVRMADGTVLVRPTPGGLPLGIDPDADYPTTRLVLEPGETMLLCTDGLIETGGHDLDTGWRRIRTILESFDREPEDAQGGLRGEGTFEAEAAGERAAGDRDASSPGTDRLGPHRPEDEEPTVVAALRPGGRGTDGDPAPNQSPDHVEPPRGPAPTRTATTRDQDSQAPGTPNTGEPAPDRTQSTGLTPDRTQPVGPAPDRTQPVGPASARAELPGRQPSGLESAGPVEASPHPGHPGPLAPTAALVPDPPEAIGLAPGRLEALAVALVQGVHGPSSHHTPGPLADRREDDIAMLLLSRKSQGRGRGDTTAVPAPARRTALTIAQAEPERIAGARQQIRELLHDWTCADQVDSAVLLVSEMLTNVLVHTDADALLVAEMTGDGGKRRIRVEVTDASDDLPHKRHPGELASSGRGLVLMDMLADAWGVDPRGDGKSIWFELYETPPPEGPHRAVLNQTPPAHP